One window of the Bradyrhizobium sp. NP1 genome contains the following:
- a CDS encoding DUF892 family protein, translating into MAKRAKKSRTTARRNRAQQKNLSDLFHETLKDIYFAENKIIKTLPKMAKAAQSRELAAAFNKHLKETHGQVKRLDRVFRMLGKPARGKSCEAINGITDEGAEIMKEFKGAPALDAGLLAAAQAVEHYEIARYGTLRTWAEELGLPEAAELLQATLDEEEATDQTLTRLATSVVNIEAEQREAA; encoded by the coding sequence ATGGCCAAACGAGCAAAGAAAAGCCGAACGACGGCGCGACGCAATCGAGCGCAGCAGAAGAACCTGAGCGATCTGTTTCACGAGACGCTGAAGGACATCTATTTCGCCGAGAACAAGATCATCAAGACCCTTCCGAAGATGGCCAAGGCCGCGCAGTCCCGCGAGTTGGCAGCCGCGTTCAACAAGCACCTGAAGGAGACCCACGGCCAGGTGAAGCGGCTGGACCGGGTATTCCGCATGCTGGGCAAGCCGGCGCGCGGCAAATCCTGCGAAGCCATCAACGGCATTACCGATGAAGGCGCGGAGATCATGAAGGAGTTCAAGGGCGCGCCCGCGCTGGACGCTGGATTGCTGGCCGCCGCCCAAGCCGTCGAGCACTACGAGATCGCACGCTATGGAACGCTTCGCACCTGGGCCGAGGAGCTTGGCCTGCCAGAGGCAGCAGAACTGCTGCAGGCGACGCTGGACGAGGAGGAAGCGACCGACCAGACCCTGACCAGGCTTGCGACCTCGGTCGTCAACATCGAGGCCGAACAGCGCGAAGCGGCCTGA
- a CDS encoding arginase family protein has translation MSGYPEWDEFRNSHFVRHKFYPRLAEDMPTFLGVPQAHSPADLKGVDVAIIGAPFAAGWGTQYAGVDKSQWLAGPKRVRQQSIRYGTYVQDFDIDLTEVLKIVDYGDADIPAEASIVATPANILAAQAAVEKKVGEVLDAGAVPIVIGQNSPCGSYAIAKAIAERAAGKVGVVSLDTHWDAAPLDRASMDPLIAGAASWKHKLYEWHSNLSIPHLVEIGERGMLEDKNVVRRFVREGAHFVPMWKVRSELGIEGLCKLLDRAYDGTSDLYAHFDMDVLGGAGPTGGDILGELAEPIGMSDYEVIRIAHELGLRGLSGLSFICIPPGSPIIYRVIVYVITYLLAGLAKRRIKGDGLRQSPKTA, from the coding sequence ATGTCCGGCTATCCCGAATGGGACGAATTCCGCAACTCGCATTTCGTGCGCCACAAATTCTACCCGCGGCTGGCCGAGGACATGCCGACCTTCCTCGGCGTGCCGCAGGCACATTCACCCGCCGACCTCAAGGGTGTCGATGTCGCGATCATCGGCGCGCCTTTCGCCGCCGGCTGGGGAACCCAATATGCCGGCGTCGACAAGTCGCAATGGCTGGCGGGGCCGAAGCGCGTCCGGCAACAGTCGATCCGCTACGGTACCTATGTACAGGACTTCGACATCGACCTGACCGAGGTCCTCAAGATCGTCGACTATGGCGACGCCGACATCCCGGCCGAGGCGAGCATTGTGGCAACGCCCGCCAACATCCTGGCTGCGCAGGCGGCCGTGGAGAAGAAGGTCGGCGAAGTGCTCGATGCCGGCGCCGTCCCGATCGTGATCGGCCAGAATTCGCCCTGCGGCTCCTATGCCATCGCCAAGGCGATCGCCGAGCGCGCCGCCGGCAAGGTCGGCGTGGTCAGCCTCGACACCCATTGGGACGCCGCCCCGCTCGACCGCGCCTCCATGGACCCTCTGATTGCGGGCGCGGCAAGCTGGAAGCACAAGCTCTATGAGTGGCATTCCAACCTCAGCATCCCCCATCTCGTCGAGATCGGCGAGCGCGGCATGCTCGAGGACAAGAACGTGGTGCGGCGCTTCGTGAGGGAAGGCGCGCATTTCGTGCCGATGTGGAAGGTGCGGTCCGAACTCGGCATCGAGGGCCTCTGCAAGCTGCTCGACCGCGCCTATGACGGCACCAGCGACCTCTACGCGCATTTCGACATGGACGTGCTGGGCGGCGCCGGCCCGACCGGCGGCGACATCCTCGGCGAGCTCGCCGAACCGATCGGCATGAGCGACTACGAGGTCATCCGGATCGCGCACGAGCTTGGGCTGCGTGGCCTGAGCGGGCTGTCGTTCATCTGCATCCCGCCGGGATCGCCGATCATCTACCGGGTGATCGTCTATGTGATCACCTATCTTCTTGCGGGGCTCGCCAAGCGACGCATCAAGGGCGACGGGCTTCGCCAATCGCCGAAGACCGCGTGA
- a CDS encoding oligopeptide/dipeptide ABC transporter ATP-binding protein produces MSEANGMPVIEFAQVCKTYRSHRGMGELIPGAKASSQVRALDDISFRLARGRVLGLVGESGSGKSTLANVLVGLEAPTSGRMLFEGRDLAGFSRTDKRAFHGQVQMVFQDPYASLNPRFTIRQTVEEPLIIHRHPRHERTQRVIEALERSELRPGAAFLDKYPHELSGGQRQRVAIARAIVLGPSVLVADEPVSMLDVSVRAGILRLLRSLIERLGMALVFITHDLSLIGQICDDLMILYRGKVAEFGPAVPILDHPRHPYTQQLMAAVPVPDARVPPAELPAQLMNAAGVVGDGPQCNFAPRCIHTVATCRSAVPLPRRIGDVEVACHRVEELGKGAAITEK; encoded by the coding sequence ATGAGCGAGGCGAACGGCATGCCGGTGATCGAATTCGCGCAGGTCTGCAAGACCTACCGCAGCCATCGCGGCATGGGCGAATTGATTCCCGGCGCGAAGGCCTCGAGCCAGGTGCGCGCGCTCGACGACATCTCGTTCCGCCTCGCGCGCGGCCGGGTTTTGGGCCTGGTCGGCGAAAGCGGCAGCGGCAAGTCGACGCTCGCCAATGTGCTGGTCGGACTGGAGGCGCCGACCTCGGGGCGGATGCTGTTCGAAGGCCGCGACCTCGCGGGCTTCTCCCGCACCGACAAGCGCGCCTTCCACGGCCAGGTGCAGATGGTGTTCCAGGACCCCTACGCCTCGCTGAACCCCCGCTTCACCATCCGCCAGACGGTCGAGGAACCGCTGATCATCCACCGTCATCCGCGACACGAACGCACGCAGCGCGTGATCGAGGCGCTGGAGCGCTCCGAGCTGCGACCGGGCGCGGCCTTTCTTGACAAATACCCGCATGAGCTCTCCGGCGGCCAGCGCCAGCGCGTCGCCATTGCGCGCGCTATCGTGCTCGGCCCGTCGGTGCTGGTCGCCGACGAGCCGGTGTCCATGCTCGACGTGTCCGTGCGGGCCGGCATCCTGCGGCTGTTGCGCTCGCTGATCGAGCGGCTCGGCATGGCGCTGGTCTTCATCACCCACGACCTTTCGCTGATCGGCCAGATCTGCGACGACCTGATGATCCTCTACCGCGGCAAGGTCGCGGAGTTCGGCCCCGCGGTTCCGATCCTCGACCATCCGCGACACCCCTACACCCAGCAGCTGATGGCGGCCGTGCCGGTGCCCGATGCGCGGGTCCCGCCTGCCGAGCTGCCGGCGCAGCTGATGAACGCAGCCGGCGTGGTCGGTGACGGTCCGCAGTGCAATTTTGCGCCGCGCTGCATCCACACCGTCGCAACCTGCCGCAGCGCCGTGCCGTTGCCGCGACGGATCGGCGACGTCGAGGTCGCGTGCCACCGGGTGGAAGAACTCGGCAAAGGCGCCGCAATCACGGAGAAATAA
- a CDS encoding ABC transporter ATP-binding protein — MSLLDVRDLTVTYRAGNMSVQALSEVSFSLGAGEALGVVGESGCGKSTLAKAILALLPRNARVTGGAVVLDGTELFKANAEQLRQLRWTEMAYVTQSAMDSLNPVARILDQFAETGRAHGEKDVTARAEALMRDVGLDARWLKSFPHELSGGMRQRVIIALSLLFEPPLLIADEPTTGLDVIVQRQVLDLLRRIRIQHGTGVIFISHDIAVIAELCSSVAVMYGGRIVEKGSTVDVLEEPLHPYTIGLKQAFPDMRDSRRALINIPGAPPALDRPIDACLFAARCPFAQDRCRNEAPPLRPIAGRQVACHFAEQAAEFRVRAANPATWARPE, encoded by the coding sequence GCGCAGGTGAAGCGCTCGGCGTGGTCGGCGAATCCGGATGCGGCAAGAGCACGCTTGCGAAAGCGATCCTGGCGCTGTTGCCGCGCAATGCGCGGGTGACCGGCGGCGCCGTCGTGCTCGACGGCACCGAGCTGTTCAAGGCGAATGCCGAACAGCTTCGGCAATTGCGCTGGACCGAGATGGCCTACGTCACGCAGAGCGCGATGGATTCGCTCAATCCGGTGGCGCGCATTCTCGACCAGTTCGCGGAAACCGGCCGGGCCCATGGCGAGAAGGATGTCACCGCGCGCGCGGAAGCGCTGATGCGCGACGTCGGTCTCGACGCCCGCTGGCTGAAAAGCTTTCCGCACGAATTGAGCGGCGGCATGCGCCAGCGCGTCATCATCGCGCTGTCGCTCCTGTTCGAGCCGCCGCTATTGATCGCAGACGAGCCGACCACCGGCCTCGACGTCATCGTGCAGCGCCAGGTGCTCGATCTGTTGCGGCGCATCCGTATCCAGCACGGCACCGGCGTGATCTTCATCAGCCACGACATCGCCGTGATCGCCGAGCTCTGCAGCAGCGTCGCGGTGATGTATGGCGGCCGCATCGTCGAAAAGGGATCCACCGTCGACGTGCTCGAGGAGCCGCTGCACCCCTACACCATCGGCCTCAAGCAGGCCTTTCCGGACATGCGCGATTCCAGGCGCGCGCTGATCAACATTCCAGGCGCCCCGCCCGCGCTCGATCGGCCCATCGATGCCTGCCTGTTCGCAGCCCGCTGCCCGTTCGCGCAGGATCGATGCCGGAATGAGGCGCCGCCGTTGCGGCCGATCGCCGGTCGCCAGGTCGCATGCCACTTCGCGGAACAGGCCGCCGAGTTTCGCGTCCGCGCCGCCAACCCCGCTACCTGGGCACGACCGGAATGA